One window of Desulfovibrio subterraneus genomic DNA carries:
- a CDS encoding twin-arginine translocase TatA/TatE family subunit, producing the protein MFGLGMQEILLILLVVLIVFGANKLPEIGGGLGRAIKNFKKATTEPDEIDVTPSSKKKDDDA; encoded by the coding sequence ATGTTCGGATTAGGAATGCAAGAAATCCTGTTGATTCTCCTTGTGGTGCTGATCGTTTTCGGCGCCAACAAGCTTCCTGAAATCGGCGGTGGACTCGGCCGAGCCATTAAGAATTTCAAGAAGGCAACCACCGAGCCTGACGAAATCGACGTTACTCCGTCTTCCAAGAAGAAAGACGACGACGCCTAA
- a CDS encoding DUF2357 domain-containing protein — protein sequence MNGVVAVQLHLWPWSVGNRDETVDLINGEVNARFYGSPVLSVTRGAEVLLAKRYERFIPFGPEYASTSGPCQLYQTPHGVIAQKYGLPKSSQSKIAPILAVVPEGRKSEQITLRMDGAASSLQEREETQGESQLYNAVLAWSNYFDECIRESSGSKRQGKLPWSNILVYLKTIALQDEEPRMALIVHIAERMRRQLPQIVHAARRILVRERTMIPAPRVAETDAACLRWYIRQPGTTSTQKAAANRHRLLAVTRKESLDTLENMVLKDFLKRCTLESARYLNFDCTADQRTQSERGRNVNSFGHICADLGRLPQMEYISSPPASIRPNYVLQNDYRYKNIWELYRKLLHREDEKDRLWDWQAHTWADIARMLVSAALISLEKESGGAGAFQLTEILESVLVILQEQRLGARLDHGSEPGPFLVKSDENGQGQGVVLEIVHPTLAHEHESTKDLGRMGGHLYLVFTPLDGSSQTVLVLWAVHTAGCDPLKRPRWDAVSESAAKALERHKILIGERASKVPNLRAFVLASDLEARAPELHSSPQGTVHLIQVPTNQMAWNKVVEYLALVLEEVMESLV from the coding sequence ATGAACGGTGTCGTCGCTGTCCAACTGCACTTATGGCCGTGGTCCGTGGGAAACCGGGATGAAACGGTCGATCTTATCAACGGAGAAGTGAATGCTCGATTTTATGGTAGCCCTGTACTCTCCGTGACCCGTGGGGCGGAGGTCTTGCTAGCCAAACGGTATGAGAGGTTTATCCCGTTTGGGCCGGAGTACGCTTCGACTTCTGGACCTTGCCAACTATATCAGACACCCCATGGGGTGATCGCACAAAAGTACGGTTTACCGAAGTCGTCGCAAAGCAAAATTGCGCCGATACTGGCTGTAGTGCCAGAAGGTCGCAAGTCTGAACAAATTACCCTACGCATGGATGGGGCAGCATCGAGCCTACAAGAGAGAGAGGAAACACAGGGCGAAAGCCAACTGTACAATGCTGTTCTGGCTTGGTCCAACTACTTTGACGAGTGTATCCGTGAATCATCGGGCTCTAAGCGCCAAGGCAAGCTCCCATGGTCCAATATACTCGTCTATCTCAAGACTATCGCCCTACAGGACGAAGAACCGCGCATGGCGCTCATTGTGCATATCGCTGAACGCATGCGCAGGCAGTTGCCCCAGATTGTTCATGCAGCCCGGCGAATCCTGGTACGGGAACGCACCATGATTCCGGCCCCGCGCGTGGCGGAAACCGATGCTGCGTGCCTGCGCTGGTACATCCGCCAGCCCGGCACTACTTCAACCCAAAAGGCGGCTGCCAACCGCCATCGTCTCCTTGCAGTCACTCGCAAAGAATCCCTGGACACGCTAGAAAACATGGTCCTCAAGGATTTTCTTAAACGCTGCACCTTAGAAAGCGCTCGCTACCTCAATTTTGATTGTACAGCAGATCAGCGCACCCAGTCTGAACGTGGTCGTAACGTCAACTCTTTCGGCCACATATGTGCAGACCTTGGACGTCTACCTCAAATGGAGTACATTTCGTCTCCACCCGCCTCGATCCGGCCTAACTATGTCCTGCAAAACGACTACCGTTATAAAAACATCTGGGAGCTCTATCGAAAGCTGTTGCATCGTGAAGATGAGAAGGACCGCCTTTGGGATTGGCAGGCCCACACATGGGCCGACATCGCCCGCATGTTGGTCAGCGCGGCCCTTATTTCCCTCGAAAAAGAATCCGGTGGAGCAGGGGCTTTCCAGCTAACAGAAATCCTTGAGTCTGTTTTGGTTATTTTGCAGGAACAGCGCTTGGGTGCACGCCTTGATCACGGCTCCGAACCCGGCCCGTTCCTGGTCAAGTCAGATGAAAATGGGCAAGGGCAGGGCGTGGTGCTGGAAATAGTGCATCCAACCTTAGCCCATGAACATGAGTCCACAAAGGATCTCGGGCGCATGGGTGGACACCTCTATCTTGTTTTCACCCCCTTGGACGGCTCATCGCAAACTGTCTTGGTGCTCTGGGCTGTGCATACGGCAGGATGCGATCCCTTGAAGCGCCCTAGGTGGGATGCTGTGTCAGAATCTGCCGCCAAGGCGCTGGAAAGGCATAAAATCCTAATCGGTGAAAGGGCTTCCAAGGTGCCAAATCTACGCGCTTTTGTCTTGGCAAGTGATTTGGAGGCCCGTGCCCCCGAGCTCCATTCGTCTCCTCAGGGCACGGTACATCTCATCCAGGTCCCAACCAACCAGATGGCGTGGAATAAAGTTGTAGAATACCTCGCCTTGGTTCTCGAAGAAGTCATGGAGTCTTTAGTATGA
- a CDS encoding cob(I)yrinic acid a,c-diamide adenosyltransferase, whose product MILVNTGNGKGKTTASIGIAIRAIGQNLTVAFGQFMKRNDQAGEQTVLANLLGERFHAKGKGFLTRPDQYPSHRAVSEELINWAKEQLASVDMLVLDEALYALQSELLKEEELRDLIAMARKRDAHLILSGRGCPRWLEEEADLVTEMTEIKHPYKKGIPAQKGIEF is encoded by the coding sequence ATGATTCTCGTCAACACAGGCAACGGCAAGGGCAAAACTACGGCTTCGATAGGTATCGCCATCCGTGCAATCGGGCAGAACCTCACTGTTGCCTTTGGACAGTTCATGAAGCGTAACGATCAGGCAGGGGAACAGACCGTGCTCGCAAACCTGCTCGGTGAACGCTTTCACGCCAAGGGCAAAGGGTTTCTCACCCGCCCCGATCAGTATCCTTCTCACCGTGCCGTTTCGGAAGAACTGATCAACTGGGCTAAGGAACAGCTTGCCAGCGTTGATATGCTGGTGCTGGATGAAGCGCTGTATGCACTGCAGTCAGAACTGCTTAAAGAAGAAGAGCTGCGCGACCTGATTGCCATGGCCCGCAAGCGGGATGCTCATTTGATACTCTCCGGCCGCGGCTGCCCCCGATGGCTTGAAGAAGAAGCCGACCTCGTCACCGAGATGACTGAGATCAAACATCCCTATAAGAAGGGAATTCCCGCCCAGAAAGGAATTGAATTCTGA
- the amrS gene encoding AmmeMemoRadiSam system radical SAM enzyme produces the protein MHAAKHWKPLNDGAVQCRLCAHSCIIRSEDKGLCGVRHNKGGELLTATYDCIAAANLDPVEKKPLYHVLPGSTTFSFGTMGCNFSCAFCQNHTLSAPPRLGRPVQGQPVTPAILVEEALRLNARSISYTYSEPTIFYELMADTATCAIDNGLMNIMVSNGFQSTECLDALNGLIHACNIDLKAFTESFYHEHCGAQLKPVLRNLKHIVRMGWWLEVTTLLIPEANDSDAELRDMACFIRDELGKDVPWHISRFHPTYMMTDRPPTPLERLERAWEIGKQCGLSHVYLGNVHGHFSEHTACPSCGNVVIRRTGYRAILKGAPVCKACGTSIPGIWSFPA, from the coding sequence ATGCATGCCGCAAAACACTGGAAGCCGCTGAACGACGGGGCTGTTCAATGCAGACTCTGCGCCCATTCGTGCATCATCCGCAGTGAAGATAAAGGGTTGTGCGGGGTGCGTCATAACAAGGGCGGAGAGCTCCTCACCGCGACATATGATTGCATTGCCGCCGCAAACCTTGATCCGGTGGAAAAGAAACCCCTGTATCACGTATTGCCGGGCTCAACAACGTTCTCATTCGGAACCATGGGGTGCAATTTCAGCTGCGCCTTCTGCCAGAACCATACTCTCTCAGCCCCCCCGCGCCTTGGCAGGCCGGTGCAAGGACAGCCTGTTACGCCCGCAATACTCGTGGAAGAAGCTTTACGTCTGAATGCGCGGTCCATATCCTACACATATTCCGAGCCTACAATATTCTATGAACTCATGGCCGACACAGCAACATGCGCCATTGATAATGGCCTCATGAATATCATGGTTTCCAACGGATTCCAGAGTACTGAATGTCTGGATGCGCTGAACGGGCTCATCCACGCCTGCAACATAGACCTTAAAGCCTTTACTGAATCATTTTACCACGAGCATTGCGGCGCGCAACTCAAACCTGTGCTGCGCAACCTGAAGCATATCGTCCGCATGGGCTGGTGGCTTGAAGTTACAACGCTGCTCATACCGGAGGCAAACGACAGCGATGCCGAACTGCGCGACATGGCCTGCTTCATCCGCGACGAACTCGGCAAGGACGTGCCATGGCACATCTCCCGCTTTCATCCTACATATATGATGACAGACAGGCCCCCCACTCCGCTTGAACGTCTGGAACGTGCATGGGAGATTGGCAAACAATGCGGCTTGTCCCATGTATATCTGGGTAACGTGCATGGGCATTTTTCCGAGCACACGGCTTGTCCTTCCTGCGGAAACGTTGTAATCCGCCGGACCGGCTATCGCGCAATTCTCAAAGGTGCGCCCGTCTGCAAGGCGTGCGGCACCTCCATCCCCGGCATCTGGAGCTTTCCGGCATGA
- a CDS encoding Hpt domain-containing protein → MNRPPVLNIHPVLLRLGDDKELFALLLDAFRMDAPKKLRRISGHMADNNYNNARIEAHALKGAAATVGAERIVLLAGELEDLMQQLAALSPSDMTDAITGSLATSAMLQQLASELEDLYEAIDKLHLIPSDPEPD, encoded by the coding sequence ATGAACCGGCCACCCGTTCTGAACATCCACCCCGTCCTGCTCCGTCTGGGAGACGATAAGGAGTTGTTTGCCCTGCTTCTGGATGCTTTCAGGATGGATGCCCCCAAAAAGCTCCGCCGGATATCCGGACACATGGCCGACAACAATTACAATAATGCACGCATTGAAGCCCATGCCCTTAAAGGCGCTGCCGCCACGGTGGGAGCCGAGCGCATCGTCTTGCTTGCCGGCGAACTGGAAGACCTTATGCAGCAACTGGCGGCTCTATCCCCCTCAGACATGACGGATGCCATCACCGGCTCCCTCGCTACTTCTGCCATGCTGCAACAGTTGGCCTCCGAACTTGAAGACCTGTATGAGGCCATAGACAAGCTGCATCTCATACCATCAGATCCTGAACCAGACTGA
- a CDS encoding FAD-dependent oxidoreductase, translating to MRRIVVVSSGLAGAKAATRIKRLAPEIEVNLVVPSGEEQGKESGPFARMVESRQVSEALTEARQVGVIKASEVQFDFEQSQVNVRSQRGLLHIRFNEVVLEVEASARLPRSLRAAGNVVPWPLENCFVLDSWINETRPGRAVVVGGSVALELLAPLLESGLSVTWVRTADAAYDADMWDVIERRVTDSSNGRVVVEDWTDVRVEALVPVLAEDGSVQSLQDGRGGEVAGDVFFWTIPQRALHPIIAQPGVELDPSGLIAVDSHFRSGPEGLYIIGSGVSMSRLPGKTPGAPVPSVAMGEAAVLASARVVANHLAGFVGENASWQGVAGVFRSCGADVTACKLGLTMDEARVAGFEPEFALLHSSAALYGNADAPVTLKLVCDKNSHVLLGAQVVARSCCGQADTIANSVSVAMASSMTVERLSVLDFAGAGGEILHRAASILSNKLMYRFYGISAEELMASKEAGANFFMLDLRDNVAWKGGHIPEAYNIPYTQLKKRLQDEVPRFTPIVLISRSSDAAYSAACQLFGLGATDLYVLDGGMDMWPYEVMKG from the coding sequence ATGCGACGTATAGTAGTTGTCAGTTCCGGGCTTGCGGGCGCAAAAGCCGCGACGCGCATAAAGCGTCTTGCCCCTGAGATTGAGGTAAATCTGGTTGTTCCATCCGGCGAAGAGCAGGGCAAAGAGAGCGGCCCGTTCGCCCGCATGGTTGAATCCCGTCAGGTTTCTGAAGCGCTGACCGAGGCGCGTCAGGTTGGCGTGATCAAGGCCAGTGAGGTGCAGTTCGATTTTGAACAGAGTCAGGTAAATGTGCGTTCGCAGCGCGGCCTTCTGCATATTCGTTTCAATGAGGTCGTTCTGGAGGTCGAGGCTTCGGCCCGCCTGCCCCGCAGCCTGCGTGCAGCTGGGAACGTTGTCCCGTGGCCTCTGGAAAATTGTTTTGTGCTCGATAGCTGGATTAACGAAACCCGGCCCGGCCGTGCTGTCGTTGTGGGTGGCAGTGTGGCTCTGGAACTGCTGGCGCCTCTGCTGGAGTCCGGTCTTTCCGTTACCTGGGTGCGCACTGCTGATGCGGCGTACGATGCCGACATGTGGGATGTCATCGAACGCCGCGTTACGGATTCCTCCAACGGCCGTGTGGTGGTTGAGGACTGGACAGACGTGCGGGTTGAGGCGCTTGTTCCCGTGCTTGCAGAAGACGGCTCAGTGCAGTCTTTACAGGATGGTCGTGGCGGCGAAGTAGCTGGCGACGTATTTTTCTGGACCATTCCGCAGCGGGCTCTGCATCCTATCATTGCCCAGCCCGGTGTCGAGCTTGATCCGTCCGGCCTTATTGCCGTGGACAGCCATTTCCGCAGCGGCCCCGAGGGGCTGTACATCATCGGCTCCGGCGTCTCTATGTCCCGCCTGCCGGGCAAGACTCCGGGTGCTCCCGTGCCCAGTGTGGCCATGGGCGAGGCTGCCGTGCTTGCTTCCGCCCGCGTGGTGGCGAATCATCTTGCCGGTTTTGTTGGCGAGAATGCTTCATGGCAGGGTGTTGCCGGCGTTTTCCGCAGCTGCGGGGCCGATGTAACCGCATGCAAGCTGGGCCTGACCATGGATGAGGCCAGAGTGGCCGGTTTTGAGCCCGAGTTTGCTTTGCTGCACAGTTCGGCCGCCCTGTATGGCAATGCCGATGCACCTGTCACGCTCAAGCTGGTGTGTGACAAGAATTCACACGTCCTGCTGGGTGCACAGGTTGTGGCACGCAGCTGTTGCGGTCAGGCTGATACCATTGCCAACAGTGTAAGCGTGGCCATGGCATCGTCCATGACGGTTGAACGCCTCTCCGTGCTCGACTTTGCGGGGGCCGGTGGCGAGATTCTGCACCGTGCGGCTTCCATTCTTTCCAACAAGCTCATGTACCGTTTTTACGGTATTTCGGCGGAAGAACTTATGGCTTCCAAGGAAGCCGGTGCCAACTTCTTCATGCTTGACCTGCGCGACAACGTGGCCTGGAAGGGTGGGCACATTCCCGAAGCCTACAATATTCCCTACACCCAGCTCAAAAAGCGTCTGCAGGACGAAGTGCCCAGATTCACTCCCATCGTGCTGATCAGCCGTTCCTCGGACGCAGCCTATTCCGCAGCCTGCCAGCTGTTCGGGCTGGGGGCCACCGATCTGTATGTGCTGGATGGCGGTATGGATATGTGGCCTTATGAGGTGATGAAAGGCTGA
- the purM gene encoding phosphoribosylformylglycinamidine cyclo-ligase gives MSEDRARAYTEAGVDINAGNALVSRIKNIVATTHTNGVLSDIGGFGGLFKPDLSGMEDPVLVASTDGVGTKLKLAFTFDKHDTVGIDLVAMSVNDILVQGAKPLFFLDYFATGKLDVDKAQQVVAGVAEGCKRARSALLGGETAEMPSMYADGEYDLAGFCVGIADNARIVDGSSIRVHDVVIGLASTGPHSNGYTLIRKVLDKSGLKGDDTFPGTERTVAEVLLEPTAIYVETVRNLMRDFEIKGMVHVTGGGFYDNLPRVLPATVQANINFGSWDIEPVFQWLKEQGELSWPEMLQIFNTGIGYVLIVSEDICEEVMGRLDALHQKAWVIGKIERRQQDDSEQVHVNFPEENECK, from the coding sequence ATGTCTGAAGATCGTGCTAGAGCGTACACCGAGGCGGGGGTAGATATCAATGCCGGCAACGCCCTGGTAAGCAGAATCAAGAATATTGTCGCCACAACGCACACCAACGGCGTTCTTTCGGATATCGGCGGATTCGGAGGTCTGTTCAAGCCGGACCTTTCCGGTATGGAAGATCCGGTACTGGTTGCTTCCACCGACGGCGTGGGAACCAAGCTCAAGCTGGCTTTTACATTTGATAAGCATGACACGGTCGGTATCGACCTTGTTGCCATGAGCGTGAACGATATTCTTGTTCAGGGCGCAAAGCCTCTGTTCTTCCTCGACTATTTCGCAACCGGCAAGCTGGATGTAGACAAGGCCCAGCAGGTTGTTGCCGGTGTGGCTGAAGGCTGCAAGCGCGCACGTTCCGCCCTGCTCGGCGGTGAAACCGCTGAAATGCCCTCTATGTATGCCGACGGCGAATACGATCTGGCCGGTTTTTGTGTCGGCATAGCTGATAACGCCCGTATTGTTGATGGTTCCTCCATCCGCGTGCATGACGTTGTTATCGGTCTTGCATCCACCGGTCCTCACTCGAACGGGTACACCCTCATCCGCAAGGTGCTCGACAAGAGCGGCCTCAAGGGTGATGACACGTTCCCCGGCACCGAGCGTACTGTTGCTGAAGTCCTTCTCGAACCCACTGCAATCTATGTGGAAACTGTCCGTAACCTGATGCGGGACTTCGAGATCAAGGGCATGGTGCACGTCACCGGCGGCGGATTCTACGATAACCTGCCCCGTGTGCTGCCCGCTACTGTGCAGGCAAACATCAATTTCGGCAGCTGGGATATCGAGCCTGTGTTCCAGTGGCTGAAAGAGCAGGGCGAGCTTTCATGGCCTGAAATGCTCCAGATCTTCAACACCGGCATAGGCTATGTGCTTATTGTCAGCGAAGATATCTGTGAAGAGGTCATGGGGCGCCTCGACGCGCTCCATCAGAAAGCGTGGGTGATCGGGAAAATCGAGCGCCGACAGCAGGATGACTCGGAACAGGTTCATGTGAACTTTCCTGAAGAAAACGAATGCAAATAG
- a CDS encoding AAA family ATPase — protein MQGSSTFFPATLWLLAAALTVTVLLIFFFMSFYWRRRQNAFLQDSSEVADLAASKQQYEADNKALLEWQYRQKDELLRMTAEREEQERIRAELTDLEQRCLAKDQENGALRREVGELENQKLMASQTLEQLKRDIGSIEDNRTEALTLKREIEDMEKRLEEGREILSKLPELELRLQALSREKIAIEERIHKLQEDSRELQHVEKEMEELKEGRKERAQLSVLVDSLRSEQSALEKDIRRLEEETKEQERKLEALKGDVVNEAKAAEANKRAADDARKLLEDVISRRDDAETAVRSLEARKAVLEDHIGELSGQGDDKSEPQNDLRYADLLKRSADCLRQDEFNPKPRAVDEYDALEQFKEDLRQRDLHFPSRTIDAFHTSLKCQSINPLTVLAGVSGTGKTLLPMKYAELMGMHSLVLPVQPRWDSPQDLFGFYNYLEKEYKATELSRALVRMDPYNYSDGQQQDGYIWPQKRLLMVLLDEMNLARTEYYFSEFLSKLELRRLVENPQKAAHREKAEVELDTGPGLKKSYRIWVPENVLFVGTMNEDETTQTLSDKVLDRSNVLRFGKPDKRQNGYKIPEKNQQQRQVLTYDQWNQWLHTPTTHSAWQEQTDSWISRINNGLNMVGRPFGFRVEDAIRLYIANYPGVDTEDRFKLAFADQVEQKIIPKLRGLDMNDSNLNTNQCVSELANIIDELGDRPLSEAFRDATSESNSMGMFTWRGVTRSLDQR, from the coding sequence ATGCAAGGCTCATCCACCTTTTTCCCCGCCACCCTCTGGCTTCTGGCCGCAGCACTGACTGTGACTGTGCTCTTGATTTTCTTTTTTATGAGTTTTTACTGGCGAAGAAGGCAGAATGCCTTTCTGCAGGACAGTAGTGAAGTCGCCGATCTGGCCGCCAGCAAGCAGCAGTATGAAGCCGATAACAAGGCCCTACTGGAGTGGCAATATCGGCAAAAAGACGAACTTTTGCGCATGACCGCCGAAAGAGAGGAGCAGGAGCGCATCAGAGCCGAGCTGACCGATCTGGAGCAACGCTGCCTCGCCAAGGACCAGGAAAATGGAGCCCTGCGAAGGGAAGTGGGCGAGTTGGAGAACCAAAAGCTCATGGCCTCCCAAACCTTGGAGCAGCTCAAGAGAGATATTGGCTCCATTGAAGACAACAGAACCGAAGCACTAACCTTGAAACGTGAAATCGAGGATATGGAGAAGCGGCTGGAAGAAGGGCGTGAAATCCTGTCAAAATTGCCGGAATTAGAGCTTCGGTTGCAGGCTTTGAGCCGTGAGAAAATCGCGATTGAAGAACGTATTCACAAACTGCAAGAAGACTCCCGCGAGCTCCAACATGTCGAGAAGGAAATGGAAGAGCTAAAGGAGGGCAGAAAAGAAAGGGCCCAGCTTAGCGTTCTCGTGGATTCTCTCCGCTCTGAGCAAAGCGCACTTGAAAAGGATATCCGACGGCTTGAGGAGGAGACGAAAGAGCAGGAGCGCAAGCTGGAGGCGTTGAAAGGCGATGTGGTGAATGAAGCCAAAGCTGCTGAGGCCAATAAACGGGCTGCCGATGACGCTCGGAAATTGCTCGAAGATGTCATCAGCCGCCGCGACGATGCCGAAACGGCGGTCCGGTCGCTGGAGGCACGAAAAGCAGTGTTGGAAGACCACATTGGTGAACTTTCCGGGCAGGGGGACGATAAATCCGAACCCCAAAACGACTTGCGCTACGCAGACCTCCTCAAACGTAGCGCCGACTGCCTCCGCCAAGACGAATTTAACCCGAAGCCACGTGCTGTGGATGAATACGATGCTCTCGAGCAGTTCAAGGAAGACCTGCGTCAACGCGACCTTCACTTCCCTTCCCGTACCATCGACGCTTTCCACACGTCCCTCAAGTGCCAGAGTATAAATCCCCTGACGGTGCTAGCTGGCGTCTCTGGGACTGGCAAGACCCTTTTGCCTATGAAATACGCCGAGCTCATGGGTATGCATTCTCTGGTTCTACCAGTCCAGCCCCGCTGGGATTCGCCTCAAGACCTCTTCGGCTTCTACAACTACCTAGAGAAAGAGTACAAAGCCACAGAGCTCTCCCGCGCGTTGGTGCGCATGGACCCCTACAACTACTCTGACGGGCAACAGCAAGACGGTTATATCTGGCCCCAAAAACGTCTACTCATGGTTCTTTTGGACGAAATGAACCTGGCACGTACCGAGTACTACTTTAGCGAATTTCTCTCCAAACTTGAGTTGCGACGACTCGTGGAGAACCCCCAAAAGGCTGCTCACCGTGAAAAAGCTGAGGTGGAATTAGACACCGGCCCTGGCCTCAAGAAGAGCTATCGAATTTGGGTACCGGAAAATGTCTTGTTCGTGGGCACTATGAACGAGGATGAGACCACGCAGACCCTTTCGGACAAGGTTCTTGACCGATCCAATGTTCTGCGGTTCGGAAAGCCAGATAAACGGCAAAATGGGTATAAGATTCCTGAGAAGAATCAGCAGCAACGTCAAGTTCTCACTTATGATCAGTGGAATCAGTGGCTTCATACTCCAACTACGCACAGCGCATGGCAAGAGCAGACCGATAGCTGGATCAGTAGAATTAACAATGGCCTGAACATGGTAGGCAGACCGTTTGGTTTCCGGGTTGAAGATGCAATTCGGTTGTATATTGCGAACTATCCCGGAGTAGATACTGAAGATCGGTTCAAATTGGCCTTCGCCGACCAAGTGGAACAGAAGATAATTCCCAAGTTGCGAGGCTTGGACATGAATGACAGCAATTTGAACACAAACCAGTGTGTTAGTGAACTCGCTAATATAATAGATGAACTTGGCGACAGACCTCTTTCTGAAGCTTTTAGGGATGCGACAAGCGAAAGCAATAGCATGGGCATGTTCACTTGGCGTGGGGTGACACGGTCCCTGGACCAGAGATAA